The Xanthomonas sp. DAR 34887 genome has a segment encoding these proteins:
- a CDS encoding Crp/Fnr family transcriptional regulator: MHRTVPGFALPYAEPAAARDPSAHECMHCAVRHLAICSALACDEVQALERVTTSLSYAAGATLVRTGEARQAVYTVTSGALRLVRTLADGRRQVVGFVLPGDYVGLSESEKYRNDIEAIADSRVCRVSVAHMRQLRTQYPQLERKLLQRACLELDAAQDAALALARLQPMEKLADFLLKLAARTASRGDPGNTVTLMMGRGDIADHLGLTMETVSRTFTKLRQQGLIALPQLHVVEIRDFAALHRLASDDE, translated from the coding sequence ATGCACCGGACCGTCCCCGGCTTCGCCCTGCCCTATGCCGAACCCGCCGCGGCCCGCGATCCGAGCGCGCACGAGTGCATGCATTGCGCCGTGCGCCACCTGGCGATCTGTTCGGCGCTGGCCTGCGACGAGGTGCAGGCGCTGGAACGGGTGACCACCTCGCTCTCCTACGCCGCCGGCGCCACCCTGGTCCGCACCGGCGAGGCGCGGCAAGCGGTCTATACCGTCACGTCCGGCGCGCTGCGTCTGGTCCGCACCCTGGCCGACGGCCGCCGCCAGGTGGTCGGCTTCGTGCTGCCGGGCGACTACGTGGGCCTGAGCGAGTCGGAGAAGTACCGCAACGACATCGAAGCGATTGCCGACAGCCGCGTGTGCCGGGTGTCGGTGGCGCACATGCGGCAGCTGCGCACGCAATACCCGCAACTGGAGCGCAAGCTGTTGCAGCGCGCCTGCCTGGAACTGGACGCGGCGCAGGACGCGGCGCTGGCGCTGGCGCGCCTGCAGCCGATGGAAAAGCTCGCCGACTTCCTGCTGAAGCTGGCTGCGCGCACCGCCAGCCGCGGCGATCCTGGCAACACGGTGACCTTGATGATGGGCCGCGGCGACATCGCCGACCATCTCGGCCTGACCATGGAAACGGTCAGCCGCACCTTCACCAAGCTGCGCCAGCAAGGCCTGATCGCCCTGCCGCAGCTGCACGTGGTCGAGATCCGCGACTTCGCCGCATTGCACCGGCTGGCGTCCGACGACGAGTGA